From Paenibacillus graminis, a single genomic window includes:
- a CDS encoding ABC transporter substrate-binding protein: MKGKRIMALSASLLLAGGLLAGCGGNNSNNAANNAGGTNGGTNTAAPATDSTKPVTINMFTASPEYTDAFNAYIAEYKKVKPNVTINLEIMQADYNTVLKSKIAAGSTPDVFQTTAGGDIDTFAEYSADLTNEPLAAAMTDAVRSNMSSSDGKVLGLPVKGNLFVLMYNKKLLADAGITSIPKTTAEMDDAITKLEAKGITPFANAYKEWWVWKHIFQHFVDAAATDAGIDAKTLVGKFIAGDTTFKDHPVLYNNFFNFIDTTVKHGTDKPLERDSNAEVSDFALGKAAFMTGKGAWDEEAIKKITPDFDLGIAGYPVSDKPEQSQIITGADQALRINKDSAVAAQTIEFFNWLYTSEYGKNWFSTVAKVIPPIKDAPMPDLQMPKEMEEILKTEKSGDLSVNYSLDTFHQKFGELMQAYIGGSKTKDQAIDEIQKAWIQFGSAEQ, from the coding sequence ATGAAGGGAAAAAGAATTATGGCTCTATCCGCGAGCCTGCTGCTCGCAGGAGGGCTGCTGGCAGGATGTGGCGGGAATAACAGCAATAATGCCGCTAACAACGCAGGCGGAACAAATGGAGGGACCAATACAGCTGCTCCGGCTACTGATTCAACCAAACCTGTTACGATTAATATGTTCACGGCGTCTCCCGAGTACACCGATGCTTTTAACGCATATATTGCCGAATACAAAAAGGTTAAGCCGAATGTGACCATCAACCTGGAAATTATGCAGGCCGACTACAATACAGTGCTGAAATCCAAAATTGCGGCCGGCAGCACCCCTGATGTTTTTCAGACTACGGCCGGCGGAGATATTGACACCTTTGCCGAATACAGTGCCGACCTGACCAATGAGCCGCTGGCAGCAGCGATGACGGATGCGGTCCGTTCCAATATGAGCTCCTCCGACGGCAAGGTGCTTGGACTTCCGGTCAAAGGCAACCTGTTCGTATTGATGTACAACAAGAAGCTGCTTGCCGATGCGGGCATTACCAGCATTCCAAAAACCACAGCCGAAATGGACGATGCCATTACCAAGCTGGAAGCCAAGGGAATTACACCGTTCGCCAATGCCTATAAAGAGTGGTGGGTCTGGAAGCACATCTTCCAGCACTTCGTGGATGCAGCCGCTACGGACGCCGGAATTGACGCCAAGACACTTGTAGGCAAATTTATCGCCGGAGATACTACCTTCAAGGATCATCCGGTGCTGTACAACAATTTCTTCAACTTCATTGACACTACAGTAAAACACGGAACAGACAAGCCGCTGGAACGTGACAGCAATGCTGAAGTCAGCGACTTTGCCCTGGGCAAAGCGGCATTTATGACCGGTAAAGGCGCATGGGATGAAGAAGCCATCAAAAAAATCACCCCTGACTTCGATCTCGGCATCGCCGGATATCCGGTCAGCGACAAGCCGGAGCAATCGCAGATTATTACCGGTGCCGATCAGGCGCTGCGCATTAACAAGGATTCCGCTGTAGCCGCACAGACCATTGAATTCTTCAACTGGCTGTATACTTCCGAATACGGAAAAAACTGGTTCTCCACGGTGGCCAAAGTCATTCCGCCAATCAAGGATGCTCCAATGCCTGACCTGCAAATGCCTAAGGAAATGGAAGAAATCCTCAAAACCGAGAAATCCGGCGACCTGTCGGTCAACTATTCTCTGGATACCTTCCACCAGAAATTCGGCGAGCTGATGCAGGCATACATCGGCGGCAGCAAAACCAAGGATCAGGCCATCGACGAAATCCAAAAAGCCTGGATTCAATTCGGTTCCGCTGAACAATAA
- a CDS encoding YheC/YheD family protein, with amino-acid sequence MYDVKSGTWSRKWRPFPNMIYDRCRIQRSKRFEQLLRFRARYGHLTFLNRPLRNKWTVYQTFSQKSRFRQHMPETLLYQSSADLHRILKSSPVVYVKPASGTGGRGILRIERLKEGKSLYDIQGRRQSRQIIAPRKVSLTRLESIVRQWCLGGRFLVQQGIPLRLPSGRYHDYRMLVQKNGQGVWELTGMAGRVGAARSVTSNLHGGGHAIRAEILLKQWLGSQEKAAKAMKTAEKLGLDAAAYLEDSFGTLCELALDLAINREGQIYVLEVNPKPAREVFARSGDSGTYRKALMRPLEYAMWVYKNKNTPSAAKVVEE; translated from the coding sequence GTGTATGACGTTAAAAGCGGAACATGGTCGCGCAAATGGCGCCCTTTTCCAAATATGATCTATGACCGCTGCCGGATTCAGCGCAGCAAGCGGTTCGAGCAGCTGCTGCGCTTCCGCGCGCGGTACGGCCACCTGACCTTCCTGAACCGGCCGCTGCGCAATAAATGGACCGTGTACCAGACCTTCTCGCAAAAAAGCCGGTTCCGGCAGCATATGCCGGAAACCTTGTTATATCAGTCTTCCGCTGATCTGCACCGGATACTGAAATCCAGTCCGGTCGTCTATGTCAAGCCGGCCAGCGGAACAGGCGGGCGCGGCATCCTGCGGATTGAGCGGCTGAAGGAAGGCAAGTCCCTCTACGATATCCAGGGACGCCGTCAGAGCCGGCAGATCATCGCCCCCCGTAAGGTTTCGCTCACCCGCCTAGAGTCCATTGTGCGCCAGTGGTGCCTCGGCGGGCGGTTCCTGGTACAGCAGGGCATCCCGCTGCGCCTGCCCAGCGGACGCTACCACGACTACCGTATGCTTGTGCAAAAAAACGGTCAGGGCGTGTGGGAGCTGACCGGCATGGCCGGCCGCGTAGGCGCCGCCCGCAGCGTCACCTCTAATCTGCACGGCGGCGGCCACGCCATCCGCGCAGAGATTCTTCTGAAGCAATGGCTCGGCAGCCAGGAGAAGGCTGCGAAAGCCATGAAGACGGCCGAGAAGCTGGGCCTCGATGCCGCAGCCTATCTGGAGGACAGCTTCGGTACCCTCTGCGAGCTGGCCCTGGACCTCGCCATTAACCGCGAGGGCCAGATCTACGTGCTGGAGGTCAACCCCAAGCCCGCCCGCGAGGTCTTCGCCCGCTCCGGCGACAGCGGCACCTACCGCAAGGCGCTGATGCGCCCGCTGGAGTATGCGATGTGGGTGTATAAGAACAAGAATACACCGAGTGCGGCGAAGGTGGTTGAGGAGTAG
- a CDS encoding trans-sulfuration enzyme family protein: MTSLSSSNDQHICLRMKEESGYIVSAAAPPIYETAPFFFNSYDHYSEAANDEKTHYVYSRGKNPTVQIVEEMLAGLEGGEACKCFASGMAAVSAALMCSLAAGDHVILVGHIYETTVSLIKYLTKFNISYTIVHSTSISSVAGALKPQTRVILMESPTSFTFDIVNIPEVAELAKSKGIRTIIDNSWATPLFLKPLEYGVDIVVHSASKYLGGHNDLVAGAVISSQHIMDRIYEEEYELIGGSLGPFEAWLLIRGLRTLPLRMDAHQKNGLAAARFLSEHPAVAKVNHPGLPSHPQHELASTQFKGYSGLFSFELKDSGYEEIRQMVNKLQLIRIGVSWGSAESQIISPNYGYNQQDLKKQHMPESLIRLAVGHEPAELLIQDLNNALS, from the coding sequence GTGACAAGCTTGAGTTCCTCTAATGATCAGCATATCTGTCTCCGAATGAAGGAAGAATCAGGATATATTGTGAGCGCTGCTGCTCCTCCCATCTATGAAACTGCGCCTTTCTTCTTCAATAGTTACGATCATTATTCCGAGGCAGCCAATGATGAAAAGACCCATTATGTCTATTCGCGGGGGAAAAATCCCACCGTTCAGATCGTAGAAGAAATGCTCGCCGGACTGGAAGGGGGGGAAGCCTGTAAATGTTTTGCCTCTGGAATGGCCGCTGTCAGTGCCGCTTTAATGTGCAGCTTGGCTGCAGGGGACCATGTTATTCTGGTCGGGCATATTTATGAAACCACCGTAAGTCTGATCAAATACTTGACTAAGTTCAATATAAGTTACACCATCGTGCATTCCACGTCCATATCATCAGTTGCCGGTGCTTTGAAACCTCAGACACGGGTTATCCTTATGGAATCCCCTACCTCATTTACATTCGACATTGTGAATATTCCGGAAGTAGCAGAGCTTGCAAAGTCCAAAGGGATTCGTACCATAATAGATAATTCATGGGCCACTCCGCTTTTCCTAAAGCCTTTGGAATATGGGGTCGATATCGTTGTTCATTCTGCCTCCAAGTACTTGGGTGGACATAATGATTTGGTTGCCGGGGCAGTGATTTCTTCCCAACACATTATGGATCGTATATATGAAGAAGAATATGAATTAATTGGCGGGTCGTTGGGGCCCTTCGAAGCCTGGCTCCTGATAAGGGGTCTTCGGACACTCCCTCTCCGCATGGACGCCCACCAAAAAAACGGTCTGGCAGCAGCCCGGTTTCTATCCGAGCATCCGGCGGTTGCCAAAGTCAATCATCCCGGACTTCCTTCGCATCCACAACATGAATTGGCAAGCACACAGTTCAAAGGCTATTCCGGCCTGTTCAGCTTCGAACTGAAGGATTCGGGGTACGAGGAAATCCGTCAAATGGTCAACAAATTGCAATTGATCCGGATCGGCGTATCCTGGGGAAGCGCAGAAAGTCAAATTATCTCTCCAAACTATGGCTATAATCAGCAGGATCTGAAAAAGCAGCACATGCCTGAGTCACTGATCCGTTTGGCTGTAGGCCATGAGCCTGCCGAGTTGCTGATTCAAGATTTGAATAACGCATTGAGTTAA
- a CDS encoding HAD family hydrolase: MKLKKPEAIIFDMDGTLFQTESLLLPAYHKMFDILRAEGLYTGPTPPEERILSSLGMLLSQIWKNVMPDADEAVHRRADELLLQLEVEGLEAGGTLLYPKVTETLAALHERGVKLFVASNGLEDYIHSIVVVHELKELFAGLYSAGGQGTATKTELLRILLDEHGIKEAWMVGDRSSDVEAGKGNGQTVIGCAYAGFGRQDELKGSDVIISAFDELIGLYDNSTV; the protein is encoded by the coding sequence ATGAAATTGAAGAAGCCGGAAGCGATTATATTTGATATGGACGGAACGTTGTTTCAGACAGAAAGTCTGCTGTTGCCCGCTTATCATAAAATGTTTGACATTTTGCGGGCGGAGGGCCTGTACACGGGACCAACTCCGCCAGAGGAGCGGATTCTAAGCAGTCTGGGTATGCTGCTGTCTCAAATCTGGAAGAATGTAATGCCGGATGCCGATGAGGCTGTCCACCGCCGCGCTGATGAGCTGCTGCTGCAGCTGGAAGTCGAGGGATTGGAGGCAGGCGGCACACTGCTGTACCCTAAGGTGACCGAGACACTTGCTGCGCTTCATGAGCGTGGAGTCAAGCTGTTCGTAGCAAGCAACGGGCTGGAAGACTACATTCACAGCATTGTAGTGGTGCATGAGCTGAAAGAGCTGTTCGCTGGCCTGTACAGCGCAGGCGGGCAGGGCACTGCCACCAAAACCGAACTGCTGCGCATCCTGCTGGATGAGCACGGCATCAAGGAGGCTTGGATGGTCGGTGACCGTTCGTCCGATGTGGAGGCCGGCAAAGGCAACGGGCAGACGGTAATCGGCTGTGCCTATGCAGGCTTTGGACGCCAGGATGAGCTGAAAGGGTCGGATGTCATCATTTCCGCTTTTGATGAGCTCATTGGGCTCTACGACAACAGCACGGTGTAA
- a CDS encoding response regulator transcription factor, with protein MYKVLIIDDEEPLREAINILGDWEGLGVDQVLEATDGKMGLEMLRKHKIDLALVDMKMPELNGSQLLQIAEREFPDLLLIVISGYNDFEYTRQAIRSKVVDYLLKPVNRSDLNSALRKAVDVLEAKRKRESEFINRNITLNMSLPKLKEKMYLSIIERSFKNQSNEAFLPLIGADKPGNHFAVGVLRMLNLEQVRRDRFHEDRDLLHFAVTNVINENSDGHFESFSFASPRSEREFIAIFTLKGSYGEDAAFLSLHHMKKTASTLKELFGILCAGGLGQPYSDVTEIAQSYELATATLDGIDLLSLKGSTVSNSGYTKSAAKDSPTLTGRMPLIRSSLESGNAGHAKSILSDFTRKWKSSEHFSLGEADRTIQEFIILLGDIALELDAVPERLRRGKSKGLRGLGISSDFASFGEFEAVLSSILDVYAGEISRSLAGDRSSVLENIKAYIDNHYFENIKISMFTDKYFLSREYLMKLFKGQYGYGIHEYVQKVRMDKAKELLSDPALKIQDISERLGYKDKNYFSKAFRNYYDCSPSEFRLLLTEGGK; from the coding sequence ATGTATAAAGTACTGATCATTGACGATGAAGAGCCGCTGCGCGAGGCCATTAATATCTTAGGCGATTGGGAGGGCCTGGGCGTTGACCAGGTGCTGGAGGCGACAGACGGCAAGATGGGGCTGGAGATGCTCCGGAAGCATAAGATTGATCTGGCGCTGGTAGATATGAAGATGCCCGAGCTGAACGGAAGCCAGCTGCTGCAGATTGCGGAACGTGAATTTCCCGATCTGCTGCTGATTGTGATCAGCGGCTACAATGATTTTGAATATACCCGGCAGGCCATCCGCTCCAAGGTGGTGGATTATTTGCTGAAGCCGGTGAACCGGAGTGATCTTAACAGTGCGCTGCGCAAAGCAGTCGATGTGCTGGAGGCCAAACGCAAGCGGGAAAGCGAGTTCATCAACCGGAACATCACCCTGAACATGTCCCTTCCGAAGCTGAAGGAGAAGATGTACCTGTCGATTATTGAACGCAGCTTCAAGAATCAGTCCAATGAAGCATTCCTTCCGCTGATTGGTGCGGACAAGCCGGGGAACCATTTCGCGGTAGGCGTTCTGCGGATGCTTAATTTGGAGCAGGTTCGCCGGGACCGGTTTCATGAGGACCGGGACTTGCTGCATTTTGCCGTCACCAATGTGATCAACGAGAACAGCGACGGCCATTTTGAGTCGTTCAGCTTTGCCAGTCCGAGAAGCGAGCGGGAATTTATCGCTATTTTTACCTTGAAGGGCAGCTACGGGGAAGATGCGGCGTTTCTCTCGCTTCATCATATGAAGAAGACGGCCTCAACCCTGAAGGAGCTGTTCGGCATTCTTTGCGCGGGCGGTCTTGGACAACCGTACAGCGATGTTACGGAGATTGCGCAGTCCTACGAGCTGGCTACAGCCACATTGGACGGGATTGATCTGCTGAGCCTGAAGGGCAGCACGGTTTCGAACAGCGGATATACGAAATCCGCAGCCAAGGACAGCCCTACCCTGACAGGGCGGATGCCGCTGATCCGCAGCAGCCTGGAGAGCGGCAACGCAGGCCATGCCAAGAGCATTCTCAGTGATTTTACCCGCAAATGGAAATCCTCGGAGCATTTTAGCCTGGGTGAAGCAGACCGTACGATTCAGGAGTTTATTATTTTGCTGGGAGACATCGCTTTAGAGCTGGATGCGGTCCCGGAACGGCTGCGCCGCGGAAAAAGCAAAGGGCTGCGGGGGCTGGGCATCAGCAGTGATTTTGCCTCCTTTGGTGAGTTTGAGGCGGTGCTCAGCAGCATTCTGGATGTCTATGCGGGAGAAATCAGCAGATCGCTTGCCGGTGACCGGAGCAGTGTGCTGGAAAATATTAAAGCATACATTGATAACCATTATTTCGAGAATATTAAAATATCGATGTTCACGGATAAATATTTCCTGAGCAGAGAATACTTGATGAAGCTGTTCAAGGGCCAGTACGGGTATGGCATTCATGAGTATGTGCAAAAGGTTAGAATGGACAAGGCCAAGGAGCTGCTGTCGGACCCGGCCCTCAAAATCCAGGATATTTCCGAGAGGCTGGGATATAAGGACAAGAACTATTTCAGCAAGGCGTTCCGCAACTACTATGACTGTTCGCCTTCTGAATTTCGGCTGCTGCTGACAGAGGGAGGAAAGTGA
- a CDS encoding AbrB/MazE/SpoVT family DNA-binding domain-containing protein produces the protein MMKATGIVRKVDELGRIVIPIELRRTMGIDIKDPLEIFVDGEKIILRKYEPTCIFSGSAENLINFKGKMVSKDVLDELIASFDHV, from the coding sequence GTGATGAAAGCAACAGGAATAGTAAGAAAAGTGGATGAACTGGGACGTATCGTGATTCCGATTGAACTGCGCAGAACGATGGGAATTGACATAAAAGACCCTCTCGAAATTTTTGTCGACGGTGAAAAAATTATTCTCAGAAAATATGAGCCTACCTGCATCTTCTCCGGCAGTGCAGAAAATCTCATTAACTTCAAAGGCAAAATGGTCAGCAAAGACGTGCTGGACGAATTGATTGCCAGCTTCGATCACGTATAA
- a CDS encoding DUF3502 domain-containing protein, protein MKKKKGWLSLLLAAVFLVSGCAQGNNESAAPSSGNGNEGTASVTDNGSKDGSTLAPAKLKIVLYGDESNRMKELAKTEFYNVIKKEINAEVEFQFLPWTEYGGGKTDLMLSTGEDFATYTDANYMVKSVAKGLYADLTPYVSVAADLSKNVDEASFKAFQLDGKQYAIPVGNKPNSAEFYSALVRQDLLEEAGMTQVTSLKELEQFYDKVHAIHPELIGYANTDARRILQYDYTDKNLYWQNDFIALDESAKDDKIISWFETEEFKKYANLMRGWYEKGIIPKYAATNVPQLQSDWNSGKAMFWAGTAARPFEGAATISQAVPEAKLVNYFLGSGRPKISRGTYSTAFFVSTAAKDPERYVMFFNLLQKNQELYDLFAYGIKGTDYTLDENGRLTRINTDSLIPDWLLMNKNFIRFDNTVPDEFIAEYKAWDDGAIISKGAGFNFDNTPVKNEETKLNGVFTEYLAPIGSGFSDYDTAFPKALDRLKAAGIDKYIAEYQKQFSAWYAKQQ, encoded by the coding sequence ATGAAAAAGAAAAAAGGTTGGTTAAGCTTGCTCCTTGCAGCAGTGTTCTTGGTAAGCGGCTGTGCTCAGGGCAACAATGAAAGCGCTGCCCCTAGTTCCGGAAACGGAAATGAAGGTACAGCTTCTGTTACGGATAACGGCAGTAAAGACGGCAGCACCTTGGCTCCCGCCAAACTGAAAATTGTGCTGTACGGGGATGAGTCAAACCGGATGAAGGAACTGGCGAAGACGGAGTTCTACAACGTAATCAAGAAAGAAATCAACGCTGAGGTTGAATTTCAGTTTCTTCCCTGGACAGAATATGGCGGCGGTAAAACCGACCTGATGCTGTCTACGGGAGAGGACTTCGCCACCTATACCGATGCCAATTACATGGTGAAATCTGTGGCTAAAGGGCTTTATGCCGACCTTACCCCATATGTCAGTGTTGCAGCTGATTTGAGTAAAAATGTAGACGAGGCCTCCTTCAAGGCCTTTCAACTAGATGGCAAGCAGTATGCCATTCCAGTCGGCAACAAGCCGAATTCTGCGGAATTCTACAGCGCGCTGGTCAGACAGGATTTGCTGGAGGAAGCCGGTATGACGCAGGTCACCTCGCTGAAGGAACTGGAGCAGTTCTATGATAAGGTGCATGCCATTCATCCCGAACTGATCGGGTACGCCAACACCGATGCCCGCCGGATCCTGCAGTATGATTACACAGACAAAAACCTGTATTGGCAAAATGATTTTATTGCCCTGGACGAGTCTGCTAAAGATGATAAAATCATCAGCTGGTTTGAAACCGAAGAGTTCAAGAAGTATGCGAACCTGATGCGCGGCTGGTATGAAAAAGGAATCATCCCGAAATATGCCGCCACCAATGTGCCGCAGCTGCAGTCTGACTGGAACTCCGGCAAAGCGATGTTCTGGGCCGGCACAGCGGCACGCCCTTTTGAAGGGGCGGCAACGATCTCACAAGCAGTGCCTGAGGCCAAGCTGGTCAATTATTTCCTCGGCAGCGGCCGGCCAAAAATCAGCCGCGGCACGTACAGCACCGCCTTCTTCGTCTCTACCGCAGCCAAAGACCCTGAACGCTATGTCATGTTCTTCAATCTGCTGCAAAAAAACCAGGAGCTGTACGACTTATTTGCCTACGGGATAAAAGGAACCGATTATACGCTGGACGAAAACGGGCGTCTGACCCGAATAAACACCGATTCACTGATCCCGGACTGGCTGCTGATGAACAAAAACTTCATCCGTTTTGACAACACCGTTCCGGACGAATTCATCGCTGAATACAAGGCTTGGGACGATGGGGCCATCATTTCCAAGGGTGCCGGCTTCAACTTTGACAATACACCCGTCAAGAATGAAGAAACGAAACTGAACGGCGTGTTCACGGAATACCTCGCACCCATCGGCAGCGGCTTCAGCGACTATGACACCGCCTTCCCCAAAGCGCTGGACAGGCTTAAAGCAGCGGGGATTGATAAATACATCGCTGAATATCAGAAACAATTTTCAGCATGGTACGCCAAGCAGCAGTAA
- a CDS encoding glycosyltransferase: protein MYEKAVPKSRKLTIAQVISNYPKAQPVPSIKGGTEKIVYELTEELVRRGHKVYLFAALGSRSRAKLIPYPKGLRHESIARFVLKKLPERVDIIHDHTFRSALGVTNPKIPTVCTVHIPVKRRVKYPVYVSKRARRLMGNNKGFCVYNGINTHEYEFSAEKHLYLLYIGRIIRNKGIMQAIQVAERTGKRLIIAGPVKASRFFEREVKPRIRNNPNIRYVGPVGGKMKQQLIKHAECVLFPALWEEPFGLVLVESLVCGTPVLALRNGAVPEVLSGFPNLICNNVSEMAVKVRQKKYPSPHILRAYVQKHFTNKKMTDSYLRIYHEVIQRESGMTKF, encoded by the coding sequence TTGTATGAAAAAGCCGTTCCGAAAAGTAGAAAGTTAACCATCGCACAAGTGATTTCGAATTATCCAAAGGCACAGCCGGTGCCTTCCATCAAAGGAGGGACTGAAAAAATTGTTTATGAGCTGACGGAAGAACTGGTTAGGCGAGGGCATAAGGTCTATTTATTTGCAGCTCTAGGGAGCAGGAGCAGGGCAAAGCTTATCCCCTATCCTAAAGGACTCCGCCACGAAAGCATAGCAAGATTTGTGTTGAAAAAATTACCTGAGCGGGTTGATATTATCCATGACCATACTTTTCGTTCCGCGCTCGGCGTAACTAATCCTAAGATTCCAACGGTATGCACTGTGCATATCCCGGTTAAACGGCGGGTTAAATACCCTGTATACGTAAGTAAACGTGCCCGCCGGCTGATGGGGAACAACAAAGGTTTCTGCGTTTACAATGGGATTAATACGCATGAATATGAATTCAGTGCGGAGAAACATTTATATCTGTTGTATATAGGCAGGATTATCCGGAATAAGGGTATTATGCAAGCTATACAAGTTGCCGAAAGGACTGGTAAGAGGCTCATTATCGCGGGTCCCGTGAAAGCCTCCAGATTTTTTGAGAGAGAGGTTAAGCCGCGCATCCGGAACAATCCCAATATCCGTTATGTTGGACCTGTGGGCGGGAAAATGAAGCAGCAACTAATCAAGCATGCGGAATGTGTGCTGTTCCCGGCATTATGGGAAGAGCCATTCGGTCTGGTCTTGGTTGAAAGTTTAGTTTGCGGTACTCCGGTGCTGGCGCTCAGAAACGGTGCAGTACCGGAAGTATTATCCGGATTTCCTAACCTGATTTGTAATAATGTAAGTGAGATGGCAGTTAAGGTCCGGCAGAAGAAATATCCTTCGCCGCACATATTGAGAGCGTATGTTCAGAAACACTTCACCAATAAGAAGATGACTGACAGTTATTTAAGAATCTACCATGAAGTTATTCAAAGAGAATCCGGTATGACGAAATTCTAA
- a CDS encoding glycoside hydrolase family 36 protein, whose amino-acid sequence MDSKLIEIAENGLYLTIEITGEHDVRLLHFGAAPLQDGVIAEKNKPGFRLLELQLSGEDRDEYHGRTHRASYPGLRMEYAGHKDSRNALGRKLEICLVDPVTGIRAEQHLQFYTGVQTVRCWTVLKNTGTDEAAVEYVSTFALTGVDKEGSGGRNDKIEVTIAHSGWQSELQWRTYRLPELGMSHLADRGSKRIAASNTGSWSAAELLPMAVLHNKESGTSLFWQIEHNGSWHWELTDQYDQLTLLVSGPTEHDNHWWLKLAPGEEFTTVPVAVGAVQGGFQGAAEQLTAYRRLIRRPNEDNELLRIIFNDYMNCLWGSPTTGKLLPLIDAAADVGCEYFCIDAGWYAPGEWWDGVGQWEPSAERFPEGIKYVLDYIRSKGMIPGLWLELEVMGINSPKLAETDDSWFFMRHGKRVKDRSRYQLDYRNPRVIAHADGVISRLVEQYGVGYIKMDYNINAGIGTETDADSFGDGLLQHNRAYLAWLDSIFARYPNLVIENCSSGGMRMDYAMLSRHSIQSTSDQEDYVQYAAIAAASPAALTPEQSAVWSYPLREGDDEEVIFNMVNALLLRVHQSGHLAELEPRRRELVKEALDYYKSIRAHIPQATAFWPLGLPDSEGEWVSFGLRHGNTRYLAVWRISGEAAAVKLPIPELQGQGAEVSCAYPQQHHSEWSWSPSEGVLTVSIPQGKTARLFELHA is encoded by the coding sequence ATGGACAGCAAGCTCATTGAAATTGCCGAAAATGGACTTTATCTTACAATTGAAATTACAGGGGAGCACGACGTCCGGCTGCTGCATTTTGGAGCAGCGCCTTTGCAGGACGGGGTGATCGCGGAGAAGAATAAACCGGGATTCCGGCTGCTGGAGCTGCAGCTCTCGGGAGAGGACCGGGATGAATATCACGGGCGTACGCACCGGGCCTCCTATCCGGGGCTGCGGATGGAATATGCAGGCCATAAGGACAGCAGAAATGCCCTTGGCCGCAAGCTGGAGATCTGTCTGGTTGATCCGGTCACCGGAATAAGAGCAGAGCAGCATCTGCAGTTCTATACGGGTGTGCAGACGGTCCGCTGCTGGACGGTGCTGAAGAATACAGGCACTGACGAAGCTGCCGTGGAATATGTATCGACCTTTGCGCTTACCGGAGTAGACAAAGAGGGCAGCGGCGGCCGCAACGACAAAATCGAGGTCACCATCGCCCACAGCGGCTGGCAAAGCGAGCTGCAATGGCGGACCTACCGACTGCCGGAGCTGGGCATGTCTCATCTGGCAGACCGCGGCTCCAAGCGTATCGCCGCCAGCAACACCGGCTCCTGGTCGGCGGCAGAGCTGCTGCCGATGGCGGTGCTGCACAACAAGGAGAGCGGGACAAGCTTATTCTGGCAGATTGAGCACAACGGCTCCTGGCACTGGGAGCTGACGGATCAGTATGACCAGCTTACCCTGTTGGTTAGCGGGCCGACAGAGCATGACAACCACTGGTGGCTGAAGCTGGCGCCTGGAGAGGAGTTCACCACGGTTCCGGTGGCTGTCGGCGCCGTGCAGGGCGGCTTCCAGGGCGCGGCTGAGCAGCTTACGGCCTACCGGCGGCTGATCCGCCGTCCTAATGAGGATAATGAGCTGCTGCGGATTATTTTCAACGACTATATGAACTGTCTGTGGGGCAGTCCCACGACCGGGAAGCTGCTGCCCCTGATTGATGCCGCCGCCGATGTGGGCTGCGAATATTTCTGCATCGACGCCGGCTGGTATGCGCCTGGAGAGTGGTGGGACGGCGTAGGGCAGTGGGAGCCATCTGCCGAGCGTTTCCCCGAGGGAATTAAATATGTGCTGGATTATATCCGCAGCAAAGGGATGATTCCCGGGCTCTGGCTGGAGCTGGAGGTCATGGGGATCAACAGTCCGAAGCTGGCCGAGACCGATGACAGCTGGTTCTTCATGCGCCACGGCAAGCGGGTCAAGGACCGCAGCCGCTATCAGCTGGATTACCGCAATCCCCGGGTGATCGCCCATGCGGACGGAGTGATTTCAAGATTGGTGGAGCAGTATGGTGTGGGCTATATTAAAATGGACTACAACATCAACGCGGGCATCGGGACGGAAACGGATGCAGATAGTTTCGGAGACGGGCTGCTGCAGCATAACCGGGCATATCTGGCCTGGCTGGACAGTATTTTTGCCCGTTACCCGAATCTCGTAATCGAGAACTGCTCCAGCGGCGGCATGCGCATGGACTATGCCATGCTCAGCCGGCACAGCATCCAGTCCACCAGCGACCAGGAGGATTACGTGCAGTATGCGGCGATTGCCGCAGCTTCTCCGGCGGCTCTGACGCCGGAGCAATCGGCGGTGTGGTCCTACCCGCTGCGCGAGGGTGATGATGAAGAGGTTATCTTCAACATGGTCAATGCGCTGCTGCTCCGTGTGCACCAGAGCGGCCATCTCGCCGAGCTTGAGCCCCGGCGCAGGGAACTGGTGAAGGAAGCGCTGGATTATTACAAATCTATTCGTGCACATATCCCGCAGGCAACCGCCTTCTGGCCCTTGGGCCTGCCGGACAGTGAAGGCGAGTGGGTGAGCTTTGGCCTACGCCATGGCAATACCCGCTACCTGGCGGTCTGGCGGATTTCCGGAGAAGCAGCAGCAGTCAAGCTGCCGATTCCTGAGCTGCAAGGCCAGGGAGCAGAAGTGAGCTGCGCATATCCACAGCAGCATCATTCGGAATGGAGCTGGAGCCCGTCCGAGGGTGTGCTGACCGTCTCGATCCCGCAGGGCAAGACGGCCCGGCTGTTTGAGCTTCACGCTTAA